A single window of Thiohalobacter sp. DNA harbors:
- the folK gene encoding 2-amino-4-hydroxy-6-hydroxymethyldihydropteridine diphosphokinase, giving the protein MTAAVRACIGLGSNLGEPERQLRQAVAALASLPESRLLAVSSLYRNPPMGPADQPDYLNAVALLETGLEPEPLLDALQAIERAQGRLRDGTRWGPRTLDLDLLLYGARCIDSPRLQVPHPGLAVRAFVLAPLVEIAPELALPDGRPVATLAAAVDASGLVRVAPPPLPDGWPDPVS; this is encoded by the coding sequence ATGACCGCCGCGGTCAGGGCCTGCATCGGCCTGGGCAGCAACCTGGGGGAACCGGAACGCCAGTTGCGCCAGGCGGTGGCGGCGCTGGCCAGCCTGCCCGAATCCCGCCTGCTGGCCGTGTCCTCGCTCTATCGCAACCCGCCCATGGGTCCGGCGGATCAGCCGGACTATCTGAATGCCGTTGCCCTGCTGGAAACCGGGCTCGAGCCCGAACCGCTGCTGGATGCCCTGCAGGCCATCGAGCGTGCCCAGGGGCGGCTGCGCGACGGCACCCGCTGGGGGCCGCGCACGCTGGATCTGGATCTGCTGCTGTATGGCGCGCGTTGCATCGACAGTCCCCGGCTGCAGGTGCCGCATCCGGGACTGGCGGTGCGCGCCTTCGTGCTCGCGCCGCTGGTCGAGATCGCGCCGGAGCTGGCGCTGCCCGACGGTCGCCCGGTGGCAACGCTGGCCGCCGCCGTGGACGCCAGCGGGCTGGTGCGGGTGGCGCCGCCACCGCTGCCGGATGGCTGGCCCGATCCGGTATCATGA
- the pcnB gene encoding polynucleotide adenylyltransferase PcnB codes for MPGDIPNPPAAPAPVVIPRAEHNISRADISPNALKVLYRLRDAGFRACLVGGGVRDLLLGREPKDFDVATDAHPEEIRALFRNCRLIGRRFRLAHVIFGREVIEVATFRAAPEAETGAAALSDEGRILRDNVYGTIEEDAWRRDFTVNALYYDIADFSVIDYVGGMADIQAGRLRLIGDPEARYREDPVRMLRAARFAAKLGFRIDPPSEAPITELSPLLFDIAPARLFEEVLKLFLGGEALETFELLRHYDLFGKLFPFTEEVLGEEEETDHFPHMLVVHALRNTDERIAAGKPVTPAFLFAAFLWEAMRRRMPDYDVPGMSEIQAIQIAAGEIIAEQARHTSIPRRFSQPMREIWTLQPRFLNRNGRRPQRLLAHPRFRAAYDFLLLRGQAGEVDQALCDWWTEFQQRNPEEQAGMVTPEPRSGRRRRRRRRQRKPDS; via the coding sequence TTGCCCGGCGACATCCCCAATCCACCCGCTGCCCCTGCCCCGGTGGTGATTCCCCGCGCCGAACACAACATCTCGCGGGCGGACATCAGCCCCAATGCGCTCAAGGTGCTCTACCGGCTGCGCGATGCCGGTTTCCGGGCCTGTCTGGTGGGCGGCGGCGTGCGTGACCTGCTGCTCGGGCGCGAACCCAAGGACTTCGACGTGGCCACCGACGCCCATCCGGAGGAGATCCGCGCCCTGTTCCGCAACTGCCGGCTGATCGGCCGGCGCTTCCGCCTGGCCCATGTCATCTTCGGCCGCGAGGTGATCGAGGTGGCCACCTTCCGCGCCGCACCCGAGGCGGAGACCGGGGCGGCGGCGCTCAGCGACGAGGGCCGCATCCTCCGCGACAACGTCTACGGGACCATCGAGGAGGATGCCTGGCGGCGCGATTTCACCGTCAACGCGCTCTACTATGACATCGCCGACTTCTCGGTCATCGACTACGTCGGTGGCATGGCCGACATCCAGGCCGGGCGGCTGCGCCTGATCGGCGATCCCGAGGCCCGCTACCGTGAGGATCCGGTACGCATGCTGCGGGCGGCGCGTTTTGCAGCCAAGCTCGGCTTCCGCATCGACCCGCCCAGCGAGGCGCCGATCACCGAGCTGTCGCCGCTGCTGTTCGACATCGCACCGGCGCGGCTGTTCGAGGAGGTCCTCAAGCTGTTCCTGGGTGGCGAGGCGCTGGAAACCTTTGAACTGCTGCGCCACTACGACCTGTTCGGCAAGCTGTTTCCCTTCACCGAAGAGGTTCTGGGCGAGGAAGAGGAGACAGACCATTTCCCGCACATGCTGGTGGTCCATGCCCTGCGCAACACCGACGAGCGCATCGCGGCCGGCAAGCCGGTGACACCGGCCTTCCTCTTTGCGGCCTTTCTGTGGGAAGCCATGCGTCGCCGCATGCCCGACTACGACGTGCCCGGCATGAGCGAGATCCAGGCCATCCAGATCGCCGCCGGCGAGATCATCGCCGAGCAGGCGCGCCATACCTCCATTCCGCGCCGGTTCAGCCAGCCCATGCGCGAGATCTGGACCCTGCAGCCGCGGTTCCTCAATCGCAATGGCCGCCGGCCACAGCGACTGCTGGCACATCCGCGCTTTCGTGCCGCCTACGACTTCCTGCTGCTGAGGGGGCAGGCCGGCGAGGTGGACCAGGCGCTGTGTGACTGGTGGACCGAGTTCCAGCAACGGAACCCGGAGGAGCAGGCCGGCATGGTCACGCCCGAGCCGCGCAGCGGCCGCCGTCGGCGCCGTCGCAGGCGGCAGCGCAAGCCCGATTCATGA
- a CDS encoding DUF2173 family protein — translation MLKRLLALDGVFAVCQFRDDGAFVEGYGMLDDAQMQRLARFALEYKRMVQGNADQLSMFTQMRGWTPPGGWIVRAAQGTVCSVGNLAAMVDTREARLNEVMEELKLASTY, via the coding sequence ATGCTGAAGCGACTTTTGGCACTCGATGGCGTATTTGCCGTCTGCCAGTTTCGGGATGACGGTGCCTTCGTGGAGGGTTATGGCATGCTGGATGATGCCCAGATGCAGCGCCTGGCGCGTTTCGCGCTGGAGTACAAGCGCATGGTGCAGGGCAACGCCGACCAGTTGTCCATGTTCACCCAGATGCGTGGCTGGACCCCGCCCGGCGGCTGGATTGTCCGCGCCGCCCAGGGCACCGTGTGCAGCGTGGGCAACCTGGCGGCCATGGTCGACACCCGCGAGGCACGGCTCAACGAGGTCATGGAAGAGCTGAAGCTGGCGTCGACCTACTGA
- a CDS encoding DUF2173 family protein, translating to MADLESLMQLDGAVAAFRFNDRGELEDHRAAADTPLDADTLDLLAHVVVANMAIATMQARGWEKLTGQGGFYPIEGFTMVGFEWSAVANGNMGVVLDNDKADYDAAYAALGA from the coding sequence ATGGCTGATCTGGAAAGTCTCATGCAGCTCGATGGCGCCGTGGCGGCGTTTCGTTTCAACGACCGCGGGGAACTCGAGGATCATCGGGCCGCGGCGGATACGCCGCTGGATGCCGATACCCTGGACCTGCTTGCGCATGTCGTGGTGGCGAACATGGCCATCGCGACCATGCAGGCGCGCGGCTGGGAGAAACTGACCGGCCAGGGCGGCTTCTACCCCATCGAGGGTTTCACCATGGTCGGTTTCGAGTGGTCGGCAGTGGCCAATGGCAACATGGGCGTGGTGCTGGACAATGACAAGGCCGATTACGACGCGGCCTATGCGGCCCTGGGTGCCTGA
- a CDS encoding DUF2173 family protein, translated as MSLIGELADQEGVIAAGEYSYRGDRFSYKGQLNEDLARMASIMCRANTMGVHMQTDIMASFREDSGVAPARGWAVRGPQMTVCVIANVFCFLRNEPGVLNRVMKLMRERLADATEDLI; from the coding sequence ATGTCATTGATCGGAGAGCTGGCAGATCAGGAAGGTGTGATCGCAGCCGGCGAGTATTCCTACCGCGGCGATCGATTTTCCTACAAGGGGCAACTCAACGAAGACCTGGCACGCATGGCTTCCATCATGTGCCGGGCCAATACCATGGGTGTTCACATGCAGACCGACATCATGGCCAGCTTCCGCGAGGACAGCGGCGTGGCGCCGGCGCGCGGCTGGGCGGTGCGGGGCCCGCAGATGACGGTCTGCGTGATCGCCAACGTGTTCTGCTTCTTGCGCAACGAGCCCGGGGTCCTGAACCGGGTGATGAAGCTGATGCGCGAGCGGCTGGCTGATGCCACGGAAGATCTCATCTGA
- a CDS encoding RDD family protein: protein MKRPPIPSPATGLPRAGLLRRLGAMFYDTLLVLALLFVATAAAMPFGGGARIAHDNPLFPAYLLAVIYLFFAWFWIHGGQTLGMRAWKLRVQRMDGRPLGWLQSLLRFMAAIAALLPLGLGLWWLLFDREGLAWHDRFSESEVVVLPN from the coding sequence ATGAAACGTCCACCGATTCCCTCACCCGCCACCGGCCTGCCGCGCGCAGGGCTGCTGCGCCGACTGGGCGCCATGTTCTATGACACGCTGCTGGTGCTGGCTCTGTTATTCGTTGCCACCGCGGCCGCCATGCCCTTCGGTGGCGGCGCGCGCATCGCACATGACAACCCGCTGTTCCCGGCCTATCTGCTGGCCGTGATCTACCTGTTCTTCGCCTGGTTCTGGATCCATGGCGGCCAGACACTGGGCATGCGCGCCTGGAAGCTGCGGGTACAGCGCATGGACGGCCGGCCGCTGGGCTGGCTGCAAAGCCTTTTGCGCTTCATGGCCGCCATCGCCGCGCTGCTGCCGCTGGGCCTCGGCCTGTGGTGGCTGCTGTTCGACCGCGAGGGCCTGGCCTGGCACGACCGCTTTTCGGAGTCGGAGGTGGTGGTACTGCCGAACTGA
- the lptG gene encoding LPS export ABC transporter permease LptG, with translation MKIIDRYLGRTVVLGTGMALLVLVAIDVFFAFLNEVQEIGRGRYGLREVILYVALTVPGRIHELFPVSALLGALLGLGALAAQSELVVLRAAGVSINRIALSVLRAGLLMLAVVVAVGEFVAPPAQHMAENLRATAQSQRVTYRSEYGIWARDGNRFVRILEVFPDGRLGGVEIYETDDRGALRRILQAKTAAFDERGWVVYKGRAATLAEDGFSLEPFDEMRWDSVLDPELLSVVALEPASLSARDLRRYIGYLRENRLDTGRYELAFWQRVMAPVAALVMLYVALPFVFVQQRSGGVGQRLLIGILLGLAFYLINQFLGHLGQVYGFPPLASAALPSLLFAAFGGWMLHLRR, from the coding sequence ATGAAGATCATCGACCGCTATCTGGGGCGCACGGTTGTGCTGGGCACCGGTATGGCGCTGCTGGTGCTGGTGGCCATCGATGTCTTCTTTGCCTTCCTCAACGAGGTGCAGGAGATCGGCCGCGGCCGCTATGGCCTGCGCGAGGTGATCCTCTATGTCGCGCTGACCGTGCCCGGGCGGATCCACGAGCTGTTTCCCGTATCGGCCCTGCTGGGCGCGTTGCTGGGACTCGGTGCGCTGGCGGCGCAGTCGGAACTGGTGGTGCTGCGCGCGGCCGGGGTGTCCATCAACCGCATTGCGCTGTCGGTGCTGCGCGCGGGGCTGCTGATGCTGGCCGTGGTGGTGGCGGTGGGCGAGTTCGTGGCGCCGCCGGCGCAGCACATGGCCGAGAACCTGCGCGCCACGGCGCAGTCGCAGCGGGTGACCTATCGCAGCGAGTACGGCATCTGGGCACGCGACGGCAACCGATTCGTGCGCATTCTCGAGGTTTTCCCCGATGGCCGGCTCGGTGGCGTGGAGATTTACGAAACCGACGACCGCGGCGCGCTGCGGCGCATCCTGCAGGCCAAGACCGCCGCCTTCGACGAACGCGGCTGGGTGGTGTACAAGGGGCGCGCGGCGACCCTGGCCGAGGACGGCTTCTCGCTGGAGCCCTTCGACGAGATGCGTTGGGATTCCGTGCTCGATCCGGAACTGCTGAGCGTGGTGGCACTGGAGCCCGCCAGCCTTTCGGCGCGCGATCTGCGCCGCTACATCGGCTATCTGCGCGAGAACCGGCTCGATACCGGCCGCTACGAGCTGGCCTTCTGGCAGCGTGTCATGGCGCCGGTCGCGGCGCTGGTCATGCTCTACGTCGCACTGCCGTTCGTCTTTGTCCAGCAGCGCAGCGGCGGGGTGGGACAGCGGCTGCTGATCGGCATCCTGCTCGGGCTTGCGTTCTACCTGATCAACCAGTTTCTTGGTCATCTCGGACAGGTATACGGTTTTCCGCCGCTCGCCAGCGCAGCGTTGCCGTCGCTCCTGTTTGCTGCCTTCGGCGGCTGGATGCTGCATCTGCGGCGCTAG